In one window of Pirellulales bacterium DNA:
- a CDS encoding (2Fe-2S) ferredoxin domain-containing protein: MPPYTHHIFICCNTRKPGHDRGCCNPDDDEALRGAFQAALKKRGVPGLVRANRAGCLDQCEYGPTVVIYPQEIWYGRVSCQDAARIVDETIIGGRIIDELVIPNACLNTKGKVPWPAS, translated from the coding sequence ATGCCTCCATATACTCATCACATCTTCATCTGTTGCAATACGCGTAAGCCAGGGCACGATCGTGGCTGCTGCAATCCCGACGATGACGAGGCGTTGCGAGGCGCCTTTCAGGCGGCATTGAAGAAACGCGGAGTCCCTGGCCTGGTTCGAGCCAACCGCGCCGGTTGCCTCGATCAATGTGAGTACGGCCCGACCGTCGTAATCTATCCCCAGGAAATCTGGTATGGTCGCGTCAGTTGCCAGGACGCTGCCCGCATCGTCGACGAGACAATTATCGGTGGCAGGATCATCGACGAATTGGTGATTCCCAACGCCTGTTTGAATACCAAGGGCAAGGTGCCGTGGCCGGCGAGCTGA
- a CDS encoding DASS family sodium-coupled anion symporter, with product MTDEPQRRTWLANVGLLVGPISAMLVWWLWQVDGTDAGQREMAAAAVWIVIWWLTEALPLAATALLPLVLFPALRIMPASAVAVRYGDSQIFLFLGGFLIALGVERAGLHRRVALSVVAAMGDSPRRIVLGFTLATGLLSMWMSNTATALLMMPMATSVLARADELGRDSRIVRRLSIALILAVGYAASMGGIATLIGTPPNLAFRQIYVEHFPNGPDISFGGWMLLCTPLSLTLLGFCWVALVFFLHPLPADEFFGGRDAIAEARRQLGPMSAAERRMALIFVSTALAWILREPVSGWGWAPWLGLGRQATGGTLVDDTTVAIGMALLCFMLPSQGWNGPPLLNWQSAARVPWGILILFGGGLALAEGLSATHLDRLWGGWLGTWLAGKSQFAVISAVTCGMTGFTEIASNVSAVQISMPLLAESARQVPCDPRLLMVPATLAASCGFMLPVGTPVNAIAYSTGRLRMRDMVLAGLVMDVVSIVLIVTFVTVLGRLALGIDFDGLPSWAAS from the coding sequence ATGACGGATGAACCGCAGCGGCGCACGTGGTTAGCGAACGTGGGCCTGCTCGTCGGTCCGATATCCGCCATGCTGGTTTGGTGGCTGTGGCAAGTTGACGGTACGGACGCTGGCCAACGTGAAATGGCCGCGGCCGCGGTGTGGATCGTCATCTGGTGGTTGACCGAAGCCCTGCCTCTGGCAGCCACGGCACTTCTGCCGCTGGTGTTGTTTCCTGCACTGCGCATCATGCCCGCCTCGGCAGTAGCCGTTCGTTATGGCGATAGCCAGATTTTTTTGTTTTTGGGGGGCTTTCTGATCGCGCTGGGGGTCGAGCGCGCCGGCTTGCACCGTCGCGTGGCACTGTCCGTTGTCGCGGCGATGGGAGATAGTCCGCGTCGTATCGTGCTTGGATTTACGCTGGCCACGGGACTGCTCTCGATGTGGATGTCTAACACCGCGACGGCACTATTAATGATGCCGATGGCCACCAGCGTTCTGGCCCGCGCCGACGAGCTGGGGCGCGATTCTCGCATTGTTCGAAGATTGTCGATCGCTCTGATTCTGGCCGTGGGCTATGCGGCCAGCATGGGGGGCATCGCGACCTTGATCGGCACGCCGCCCAATCTGGCGTTTCGCCAGATCTATGTCGAGCACTTTCCGAATGGTCCCGACATCTCCTTCGGCGGCTGGATGCTACTATGCACGCCCCTGTCGCTCACTCTATTGGGTTTTTGCTGGGTGGCGCTAGTTTTCTTTTTGCACCCTTTGCCGGCCGACGAATTCTTCGGCGGTCGTGACGCGATCGCCGAAGCACGGCGTCAGCTCGGTCCGATGTCTGCCGCCGAGCGACGGATGGCGTTGATCTTCGTCAGTACGGCGCTGGCGTGGATTTTACGCGAACCAGTGTCCGGCTGGGGCTGGGCTCCGTGGTTGGGATTGGGACGTCAGGCGACTGGTGGCACGCTAGTTGACGATACGACCGTGGCCATCGGCATGGCGTTACTGTGCTTTATGCTCCCCAGCCAAGGCTGGAATGGCCCGCCGTTGTTGAATTGGCAATCAGCCGCGCGGGTTCCGTGGGGAATCCTGATTCTATTTGGTGGCGGTTTGGCGCTGGCCGAGGGATTAAGTGCCACTCATTTAGATCGCCTGTGGGGAGGCTGGCTGGGCACCTGGTTAGCCGGTAAGTCGCAATTCGCCGTGATCTCGGCCGTGACGTGCGGCATGACGGGATTTACAGAAATTGCCAGCAACGTTTCGGCCGTGCAAATCAGCATGCCGTTATTGGCTGAATCGGCGCGGCAGGTCCCCTGCGATCCCCGACTGCTCATGGTGCCCGCGACACTGGCGGCAAGTTGCGGTTTCATGCTGCCGGTGGGCACGCCCGTTAACGCGATCGCCTATTCGACGGGCCGCCTGCGGATGCGCGACATGGTCCTTGCTGGCCTAGTTATGGACGTCGTCAGTATTGTGCTGATCGTGACTTTCGTAACGGTGCTGGGGCGGCTGGCCCTAGGAATCGACT